The Metabacillus litoralis genome contains a region encoding:
- the gnd gene encoding phosphogluconate dehydrogenase (NAD(+)-dependent, decarboxylating) — protein MQIGMIGLGKMGYQLSLNLVDKEYDVVAFDVNEESMKKISSMGIQTANSIQELVRKLSKPRTVWMMVPAGEATQSVFEQLLPYLEEGDRIIDGGNAHYKDSLRRNEECETNGIYFFDCGTSGGVDGARNGACTMIGGNEEVFKEIEPVFKDITVENGYLYSGKAGSGHFLKMVHNGIEYGMMQAIAEGFDLLDKSPFEYDYEKVARVWNNGSVIRSWLMELTENAFSKDEKLDGIKGIMHSSGEGKWTVETALDLQTAAPVITMALMMRYRSLEDDTFTGKVVAALRNEFGGHAVEKK, from the coding sequence ATGCAAATAGGAATGATAGGCTTAGGAAAGATGGGATATCAGTTATCTCTTAATTTAGTAGATAAAGAGTATGATGTTGTAGCCTTTGATGTTAATGAAGAATCTATGAAAAAAATTTCCTCAATGGGAATACAAACAGCGAATTCAATTCAAGAGCTGGTTCGTAAACTATCAAAGCCAAGAACCGTTTGGATGATGGTTCCAGCTGGAGAGGCAACACAATCTGTTTTTGAACAATTGCTTCCCTATTTAGAAGAGGGAGATCGAATAATAGATGGTGGTAACGCCCACTACAAAGACTCATTAAGAAGAAATGAAGAGTGTGAAACGAACGGAATTTATTTCTTTGATTGTGGAACAAGTGGTGGCGTAGATGGTGCTCGTAATGGAGCTTGCACAATGATAGGTGGAAATGAAGAGGTTTTCAAAGAAATTGAACCGGTTTTCAAAGACATAACGGTTGAGAACGGTTACCTTTATTCTGGGAAAGCAGGAAGTGGTCATTTTCTGAAAATGGTTCATAACGGAATAGAATACGGAATGATGCAAGCGATTGCGGAAGGATTTGATCTTCTTGATAAAAGTCCATTTGAGTATGATTACGAAAAAGTCGCAAGAGTTTGGAACAATGGATCTGTTATCCGTTCTTGGTTAATGGAGTTAACGGAAAATGCATTTTCTAAAGATGAAAAGCTTGATGGAATCAAAGGAATCATGCATTCATCAGGTGAAGGGAAGTGGACGGTAGAAACGGCACTTGATCTTCAAACTGCTGCACCTGTTATTACGATGGCATTAATGATGAGATATCGTTCGCTTGAAGATGATACGTTTACAGGTAAGGTTGTCGCGGCACTTCGTAATGAATTTGGCGGACATGCTGTAGAGAAAAAATGA
- the gntK gene encoding gluconokinase, translating to MAMGNYMMGVDIGTTSTKAVLFNEEGKAVSRFGVEYPLYTPTPATAEQDPEEIFQAVLTVMKSSLLEANVSGEQVRFVSFSSAMHSLIVVDGEGQPITKSITWADNRSAEYADKLKQEHNGHEIYLRTGTPIHPMSPLVKLLWLNTEHKEYFAQENKFISIKEYVFYRLFGEYVIDYSIASATGMFNLEKLDWDDEALEIVGVKRGQLSKPVSTTDSIRGLDPEFSRFTGLPVDTPFIVGASDGVLSNLGVNAIEPGVVAVTIGTSGAIRAVTDRPVTDPKGRIFCYALTDKHWVIGGPVNNGGMIFRWVRDELANAEVETAKRLGKDPYDVLTEIAATVAPGSNGLIFHPYMAGERAPLWNANARGSFFGLGLHHKKEHMIRAVLEGIMMNLYSVLLALEELIGTPTRVQATGGFARSVFWRQMLADVFDQEVTIPESFESSCLGAIVLGKYGLGEIESLSEVEKMVGSLHSHQPNKEATAAYRELMPIFIRLPRLLENEYNAISEYQNKF from the coding sequence ATTGCTATGGGTAATTATATGATGGGCGTTGACATTGGTACAACAAGCACAAAAGCTGTACTTTTTAATGAAGAAGGAAAGGCTGTTAGTCGATTTGGTGTTGAGTATCCCCTTTACACACCTACACCAGCAACAGCTGAACAAGATCCAGAAGAAATTTTTCAAGCTGTTCTTACAGTTATGAAAAGCAGTTTGTTAGAAGCAAATGTTTCAGGTGAGCAAGTTCGCTTTGTATCCTTTAGTTCTGCCATGCATAGTTTAATAGTTGTTGATGGAGAAGGACAACCGATAACAAAGTCCATTACATGGGCTGATAACCGCAGTGCAGAATATGCTGATAAATTAAAACAAGAACATAATGGACATGAAATCTACTTACGTACAGGCACACCGATTCACCCAATGTCACCTTTAGTTAAGCTGCTTTGGTTAAATACTGAACATAAAGAGTATTTTGCACAAGAAAACAAGTTCATTTCGATTAAAGAGTATGTTTTTTATCGATTATTTGGAGAATATGTGATTGATTATTCAATTGCTTCTGCAACCGGGATGTTTAACCTTGAAAAGCTGGATTGGGATGATGAAGCACTTGAGATTGTTGGTGTAAAAAGAGGACAATTATCAAAACCAGTAAGTACAACTGACAGTATTAGAGGCTTAGATCCGGAATTTTCAAGGTTTACGGGATTACCTGTTGATACTCCATTTATTGTTGGAGCAAGTGACGGGGTGCTTTCCAATCTTGGAGTGAATGCCATTGAGCCAGGTGTTGTAGCAGTAACAATTGGAACAAGTGGGGCTATTCGTGCTGTAACAGATCGCCCTGTAACAGATCCAAAAGGAAGGATCTTCTGCTATGCGCTAACAGATAAGCACTGGGTAATTGGTGGACCTGTGAATAATGGTGGCATGATTTTTCGATGGGTGAGAGATGAATTAGCAAACGCAGAGGTAGAAACAGCTAAAAGGCTAGGGAAAGATCCTTATGATGTGTTAACAGAAATTGCGGCTACAGTTGCTCCTGGATCAAACGGATTAATTTTCCATCCATATATGGCAGGAGAGCGAGCTCCTCTTTGGAATGCAAATGCACGTGGTTCATTCTTTGGTTTAGGCTTGCATCATAAAAAAGAGCATATGATTCGTGCAGTCCTAGAAGGTATTATGATGAATTTATACAGTGTTCTGCTTGCTCTTGAGGAATTAATCGGAACTCCGACTCGTGTACAAGCAACAGGAGGGTTTGCTCGGTCAGTGTTTTGGCGACAAATGCTAGCCGATGTTTTTGACCAAGAAGTTACAATTCCAGAAAGTTTTGAGAGCTCATGTTTAGGTGCAATTGTGTTAGGAAAATATGGTCTTGGAGAAATTGAGTCTTTAAGTGAAGTGGAAAAAATGGTAGGATCACTTCATTCACATCAGCCGAATAAAGAAGCAACTGCTGCTTATCGCGAACTCATGCCAATCTTTATTCGCTTACCGAGATTACTTGAAAACGAATATAACGCAATTAGTGAGTATCAAAATAAATTTTAA
- the fabZ gene encoding 3-hydroxyacyl-ACP dehydratase FabZ, translated as MLDSNKIKEIIQHRYPFLLIDKVIEIEEGKRAVGMKNVTVNEPFFMGHFPEYPVMPGVLIVEALAQMSAVAMLMKAGNEGRLGLLAGINNCRFKHQVKPGDQLKLEIEITRVKGSIGKGRGIASVDGKVACDTELTFAFGK; from the coding sequence ATGTTAGATAGTAATAAAATTAAAGAGATTATACAACATCGTTATCCTTTTTTATTAATAGATAAAGTGATAGAGATTGAAGAAGGGAAGAGGGCGGTTGGAATGAAAAATGTTACAGTAAATGAACCGTTTTTCATGGGACATTTTCCTGAATATCCAGTAATGCCGGGTGTATTAATAGTAGAAGCATTAGCGCAAATGAGTGCGGTTGCCATGTTAATGAAAGCAGGAAACGAAGGCCGGTTGGGGCTATTAGCGGGAATTAATAACTGCCGGTTTAAACATCAAGTAAAACCAGGAGATCAATTAAAGCTAGAAATAGAAATTACCCGTGTAAAAGGTTCGATCGGGAAAGGAAGAGGAATTGCTTCAGTGGATGGGAAAGTCGCTTGTGATACAGAATTAACTTTTGCATTTGGTAAGTAA
- a CDS encoding histidine phosphatase family protein, with translation MEITLIRHGRSQLDAKKSITFQEFLDWVNQYNSRGVVEETHYPQEAVKKMNEANLVITSDLKRSIDSAYLLRKNVKAISSSLFRELELPVTTKSFPSIKLSSDTWAVLLRILWFSGYSANCESYKSAKQRAELAANKIMELTTKHQNVVLIGHGFFNRLLAKELQNKGWKRKTKITAKHWGAITFTNHV, from the coding sequence ATGGAGATTACATTAATTAGGCATGGACGTTCTCAGTTAGATGCTAAAAAAAGTATTACATTCCAAGAATTTTTAGATTGGGTAAACCAATATAATTCTCGTGGAGTGGTTGAAGAAACTCATTATCCACAAGAAGCTGTAAAGAAAATGAACGAAGCAAATCTTGTTATCACTAGTGATTTAAAAAGATCGATAGATTCAGCGTACCTTTTAAGAAAAAATGTCAAAGCAATATCAAGCAGTCTATTTCGTGAATTAGAATTACCTGTAACAACTAAAAGTTTCCCAAGCATTAAACTATCTTCAGATACATGGGCCGTTTTGCTTAGAATTTTGTGGTTTAGTGGCTATTCTGCTAACTGTGAATCCTATAAAAGTGCTAAACAACGAGCAGAATTAGCAGCAAATAAAATCATGGAACTTACAACTAAACATCAAAATGTTGTTTTAATAGGACATGGCTTTTTTAATCGGTTACTTGCAAAAGAGCTTCAAAACAAAGGATGGAAAAGAAAAACAAAAATAACCGCAAAGCATTGGGGTGCCATCACTTTTACAAATCATGTTTAA
- a CDS encoding YjcZ family sporulation protein, giving the protein MGFGCNYGCGYGYAPVASPGVNPFVLIVVLFILLIIVGAAWC; this is encoded by the coding sequence ATGGGCTTTGGTTGTAACTATGGATGTGGATATGGATATGCACCAGTTGCATCTCCAGGAGTAAATCCATTTGTGTTGATTGTTGTTTTATTTATTCTTCTTATCATTGTAGGAGCAGCTTGGTGCTAA
- a CDS encoding DUF3892 domain-containing protein, with protein MDRFEQVFNQYKNQADLEEMNVEISNDMKMNQEKIIAVRKNDDGDLIAFQTESGRQLDYMQALSEAKGGKLAHVDVFHKYGRDILRSEPDGDKSNNLDSLPEF; from the coding sequence ATGGATCGTTTCGAACAAGTGTTTAATCAATACAAAAATCAAGCAGATCTAGAGGAAATGAATGTTGAAATATCAAATGATATGAAGATGAATCAAGAGAAAATCATTGCAGTAAGAAAAAACGATGATGGCGATTTAATTGCATTTCAAACAGAATCGGGTAGACAGTTAGACTATATGCAAGCACTTTCAGAGGCAAAAGGCGGTAAGCTAGCACATGTTGATGTTTTTCATAAGTATGGGCGTGACATTCTTCGTAGCGAGCCTGATGGTGATAAAAGTAATAACTTAGATTCTTTACCAGAATTTTAG
- a CDS encoding MurR/RpiR family transcriptional regulator, with product MKKAQEPCLVTIRKLYPKFSVTERKIADFILKNPNKIIHSSINQLAEDLEVADSTVFRFCKRLGYKGYQAMKIALASEVVSPIQDIHEKVTEGDTVDTVASKVFRSNIKTIEDSLSVLNEEHLQAAVDCMISANSIEFFGSGGSSIIALDAYHKLVRTGLKVHSVIDTHFQLMAASQMTEKDCAVFISHSGSSKDILHILNVVKSTGAKMIAITNYAKSPLSAAVDIPLYTVSEETEYRSEALSSRIAQLTLIDVLYVNILLKRGNEGKEALKKMREAILVKRI from the coding sequence ATGAAAAAAGCTCAGGAGCCTTGTTTAGTCACGATTCGCAAGCTCTATCCAAAGTTCAGTGTAACGGAAAGAAAAATTGCCGATTTTATTTTAAAAAACCCAAATAAAATTATTCATTCATCCATTAATCAATTAGCAGAAGATTTAGAGGTTGCCGATTCAACTGTTTTTCGCTTTTGTAAACGACTTGGTTATAAAGGATATCAAGCGATGAAAATAGCCCTTGCATCCGAAGTTGTCTCCCCTATTCAGGATATTCATGAAAAAGTAACAGAAGGTGACACGGTTGATACAGTGGCTTCAAAAGTATTTCGATCAAATATAAAGACGATTGAAGATTCATTATCTGTATTAAATGAGGAACATTTACAAGCAGCTGTTGATTGCATGATTAGTGCAAATTCAATTGAATTTTTTGGAAGTGGCGGTTCAAGCATTATCGCCCTTGATGCCTATCACAAACTGGTGCGAACAGGCTTAAAGGTTCACTCTGTTATTGATACACACTTCCAGCTAATGGCAGCATCGCAAATGACGGAAAAAGACTGCGCCGTTTTTATATCTCATTCAGGTTCTTCGAAAGATATTCTTCATATCTTGAATGTTGTAAAATCCACAGGAGCGAAAATGATCGCAATTACCAATTATGCTAAGTCTCCGTTAAGTGCAGCTGTTGATATTCCTCTCTATACAGTGTCTGAGGAAACCGAATATCGTTCAGAAGCTTTATCATCTCGAATCGCACAACTAACGCTAATTGATGTTCTTTATGTGAATATTTTATTAAAACGTGGCAATGAAGGAAAAGAAGCATTAAAGAAAATGCGTGAGGCTATTCTAGTGAAGAGAATTTAG
- a CDS encoding SDR family NAD(P)-dependent oxidoreductase: MKCALVIGGSGMLTDLSILLAETGYLVYVVGRSTEKMNNLLKKSNNNKNLIPVFLDYSNEQSLNKKIDEIIQENKTIHLIVAWIHSYAEHAVQSIIKQIPSTSESSRFVHVLGSRSNLDKIKTELTIPNHCFYSQVKLGYMKQGDGKRWLTHEEICNGIIKAINNKKNVHVVGMLN, translated from the coding sequence ATGAAGTGTGCTTTGGTTATAGGTGGTTCTGGAATGTTAACAGACCTTTCAATTCTGTTAGCTGAAACTGGCTATCTTGTTTATGTAGTCGGAAGAAGTACTGAGAAAATGAACAATTTATTAAAAAAATCAAATAACAACAAAAATCTTATACCCGTATTTCTTGACTATTCAAATGAGCAAAGCTTGAATAAGAAAATAGATGAAATCATCCAAGAAAACAAGACCATTCATTTAATTGTAGCTTGGATTCATTCATATGCTGAGCATGCCGTTCAATCAATTATAAAACAGATACCGAGTACATCTGAATCATCTAGATTTGTCCATGTACTTGGCAGCCGCTCGAACTTAGATAAAATTAAGACAGAACTGACGATTCCTAATCACTGTTTTTATAGTCAAGTGAAACTGGGATATATGAAGCAAGGCGATGGAAAACGATGGTTGACACATGAAGAAATTTGCAACGGTATTATAAAAGCAATCAATAATAAGAAAAACGTTCATGTTGTAGGGATGTTAAATTAA
- a CDS encoding spore germination protein, with protein sequence MPCIIKNLKIDSVSGGVINFGDSYCISPKSIEKAITGSGGGGVGDFQLVMNGQSITNGVDPEVLDQNLLGNN encoded by the coding sequence ATGCCATGTATTATTAAAAATTTAAAAATTGATAGTGTTAGTGGTGGAGTGATTAATTTTGGTGATTCGTATTGCATTTCACCTAAAAGCATCGAAAAAGCCATAACAGGATCAGGTGGTGGGGGAGTTGGGGACTTTCAATTAGTTATGAATGGTCAGAGTATAACAAATGGTGTTGATCCTGAAGTTTTAGATCAAAATTTACTTGGTAATAATTAA
- a CDS encoding GntP family permease, producing the protein MSDQMLILVALAGIFLLLFLVIRTKLHAFVALLLVSLIVGILAGMPLNEVVTSMQNGMGGTLGFVAVVVGLGAMFGQMLEVSGGAERLAQTLVKKFGEDKSQWALGVTGFLVAIPVFFDVGFIILVPIVYGLAKKTGKSLLYYGIPLLAGLAVTHSFIPPTPGPIAVADLIGADLGWVILFGTIAGIPAMIIAGPLFAKYISKKLHVVVPDYMNLEEIEYDKELPSFKLIASLIMIPLVLILLNTVSGVLLEEGNIVRSILTFLGHPFVALTIATILTFVFLGTKRGYSRQEVQDIATKALEPAGIIILVTGAGGVFKQILIDSGVGQVLGDMMAGSALPPILLAFLIAAAVRVAQGSATVSMVTAAGLMAPLIEILGLQGPVLGLLVIAIASGATVLSHVNDSGFWLVGRYFGISVKDTLKSWTVMETLIGLVGVTVALILGVFIG; encoded by the coding sequence ATGTCAGATCAAATGTTAATTTTAGTGGCATTAGCAGGAATTTTTCTATTGTTATTTTTAGTTATTCGTACCAAATTACACGCATTCGTTGCGTTATTATTAGTCAGTTTAATCGTAGGTATTTTAGCAGGAATGCCTTTAAATGAAGTTGTGACCTCGATGCAAAACGGTATGGGTGGAACCCTTGGATTCGTTGCAGTCGTTGTTGGTTTAGGTGCAATGTTTGGGCAAATGCTTGAAGTTTCAGGTGGAGCAGAGCGTTTAGCACAAACACTTGTTAAGAAATTTGGTGAAGATAAATCACAATGGGCGTTAGGTGTAACAGGATTCCTTGTAGCGATCCCGGTATTCTTTGATGTTGGATTTATCATTTTAGTACCAATTGTTTATGGTTTAGCAAAGAAAACAGGAAAATCTTTATTATACTATGGTATACCATTGTTAGCAGGACTAGCAGTAACACATAGCTTTATTCCTCCAACACCAGGTCCTATTGCTGTTGCTGATTTAATCGGTGCTGATCTTGGTTGGGTTATCTTATTCGGTACGATTGCAGGTATTCCTGCGATGATCATTGCTGGACCACTTTTTGCAAAATATATTTCGAAAAAATTACATGTTGTTGTTCCGGATTATATGAACTTAGAAGAAATTGAGTATGACAAAGAGTTACCTAGCTTTAAATTAATTGCTTCATTAATTATGATTCCACTTGTATTGATTTTACTCAATACGGTTTCAGGAGTATTATTAGAAGAAGGAAATATTGTACGTTCGATTCTTACATTCCTAGGACATCCTTTCGTAGCATTAACAATTGCAACGATCCTAACTTTTGTCTTCTTAGGAACAAAACGTGGATATTCTCGCCAAGAAGTACAAGATATCGCGACAAAAGCATTAGAACCAGCGGGTATTATTATCTTAGTAACAGGTGCTGGTGGGGTATTTAAGCAAATCTTAATTGATTCAGGTGTAGGTCAAGTTCTTGGTGATATGATGGCAGGTTCTGCTCTACCACCAATTTTGTTAGCGTTTTTAATTGCAGCAGCAGTTCGTGTTGCCCAAGGTTCTGCAACCGTTTCAATGGTTACAGCAGCAGGATTAATGGCTCCACTTATCGAAATCTTAGGATTACAAGGACCTGTACTTGGATTACTTGTTATCGCGATTGCATCTGGTGCAACTGTACTATCACATGTAAACGATTCAGGTTTCTGGTTAGTAGGACGTTATTTTGGTATTAGCGTAAAAGACACATTAAAATCTTGGACTGTTATGGAAACATTAATTGGTTTAGTTGGTGTAACAGTAGCGTTAATTTTAGGAGTGTTTATTGGATAA
- a CDS encoding GNAT family N-acetyltransferase, whose translation MGHQFSDQLPSFEQFVSLHEASGLIKSKKGTYTREQLYQAAENSWYHISIYDQEQLIAFGRMISDGVYQALICDVMVDPSYQKQGLGKKIIEALLQKCKDSGIQSVQLFSAKGKQQFYKKLGFEERELDAPGMSLII comes from the coding sequence ATGGGCCATCAATTTTCCGATCAACTTCCTTCCTTTGAACAATTTGTTTCTTTGCATGAAGCAAGTGGATTAATAAAAAGTAAAAAAGGTACGTATACAAGAGAACAATTATATCAAGCAGCTGAAAATAGCTGGTATCACATATCCATTTATGACCAAGAGCAACTAATTGCATTTGGAAGAATGATCTCTGATGGAGTTTATCAAGCATTAATTTGTGATGTAATGGTTGATCCTTCTTATCAAAAACAAGGCTTAGGTAAAAAAATAATTGAAGCGCTTTTACAAAAATGTAAAGACTCTGGTATACAATCTGTTCAGCTTTTTTCTGCAAAAGGAAAGCAGCAGTTTTACAAGAAATTAGGATTTGAAGAAAGAGAGCTAGATGCTCCTGGAATGTCACTTATAATATAG
- a CDS encoding molybdopterin-containing oxidoreductase family protein produces the protein MESYKNIENGIVPSVCSLDCPDQCGLLLHKKDGRITKIEGDPDHPVTKGAICNKVRHMGERIYDANRLQSPLKRVGKKGEGCFEPITWKEAIDTIATRWKNIISDAGAESILPYSFYGNMGRINSEGMDRRFFNRLGASQLDRTICSVAGSKGYRYTMGGSYGTDPEDMTDTKLFIMWGINAVSTNMHQMMIAQKARKNGAKIIVIDVHKNQTGKMADWFIPILPGTDGALALGIMHILYKENLVDRSFLERYTIGFKELEEHVQSYEPKLVSSITGVPEEEIYSLARMYGEISPSMIRIGNGLQHHDNGGMIVRTIACLPALTGQWLVKGGGAIKGNSAFLAFNTNSLQRPDLLKQQTRTINMNQLGKALLDMNSPVQSLFVYGTNPAVVAPDVNKVRKGLEREDLFTVVHDLFITETAMYADIVLPATSAFENIDFYTSYWHHYIHLQEPVIRPIGESKSNTDVFRMLAKAMEFDESDFKDDDVELIKQSLNQTNNPYLEHVTYEKLKKHSYIKANRTSHLLDNLKTPSGKIELYSHQMEEEGYPPLPTYIPIFEESDFPFLFVPGPNHNFLNSTFSHQDKHMKLEKTSKLFMNSLDAERLGINDGDTVRIWNQRGECELPASVGEQVLPGVVVSQGLWSDMKGKNHMVNALTPDRIADMGGGAVFFSGRVNVEKM, from the coding sequence ATGGAGTCATATAAAAACATAGAAAATGGGATTGTGCCTTCTGTTTGCTCACTTGATTGTCCAGATCAGTGCGGATTGCTTCTTCATAAAAAAGACGGTCGAATCACGAAAATTGAAGGAGATCCTGACCATCCAGTAACAAAAGGCGCCATTTGTAATAAAGTTCGCCATATGGGAGAGAGAATCTATGATGCTAATAGACTTCAATCTCCTCTCAAACGAGTAGGTAAAAAAGGAGAAGGTTGTTTCGAGCCCATCACCTGGAAGGAAGCCATTGATACGATTGCTACCAGGTGGAAAAATATCATTTCTGACGCGGGAGCTGAATCCATTTTACCATATAGTTTTTACGGAAATATGGGAAGAATTAATTCAGAGGGAATGGATCGACGTTTTTTCAATCGACTTGGTGCAAGTCAGCTTGACAGAACGATATGTTCAGTAGCTGGTTCAAAGGGCTATCGTTATACAATGGGTGGCAGCTATGGAACTGATCCTGAAGACATGACAGATACTAAGTTATTTATTATGTGGGGAATCAATGCAGTTAGTACGAACATGCACCAAATGATGATTGCTCAGAAAGCAAGGAAAAACGGTGCTAAAATCATTGTGATTGATGTTCATAAAAATCAAACTGGGAAAATGGCAGATTGGTTTATTCCTATATTACCAGGAACAGATGGAGCACTAGCGCTAGGAATTATGCATATTCTTTATAAAGAAAATCTAGTAGACCGATCATTTTTAGAACGATATACTATTGGCTTTAAAGAATTAGAGGAACATGTGCAATCATATGAACCCAAACTTGTTTCGAGCATAACAGGAGTTCCTGAAGAAGAAATTTATTCATTAGCCCGAATGTATGGGGAAATCTCTCCATCGATGATTCGAATTGGAAATGGTCTACAACATCATGATAATGGTGGAATGATAGTTCGTACGATTGCTTGTTTACCTGCTTTAACAGGTCAGTGGTTAGTAAAGGGTGGCGGTGCCATTAAAGGAAATTCAGCATTTTTAGCTTTTAACACGAATTCATTGCAACGACCTGATTTATTAAAGCAACAAACGAGAACAATTAATATGAATCAATTAGGAAAAGCACTATTAGACATGAATTCCCCTGTTCAGTCATTGTTTGTATATGGCACGAATCCAGCTGTTGTTGCACCAGATGTGAACAAGGTAAGAAAGGGATTAGAAAGAGAAGATTTGTTTACGGTTGTTCATGATTTGTTTATAACAGAAACTGCTATGTATGCTGACATTGTTTTACCAGCTACTTCTGCCTTTGAGAACATTGATTTTTATACGTCCTATTGGCATCATTACATACATCTGCAGGAGCCAGTTATCCGTCCTATTGGTGAAAGTAAATCGAATACTGATGTTTTTCGAATGCTTGCGAAAGCGATGGAATTCGATGAATCGGATTTTAAGGACGATGATGTGGAATTAATTAAACAATCGTTAAATCAAACAAACAATCCTTACTTAGAGCATGTAACCTATGAAAAATTAAAGAAACACAGTTATATAAAAGCAAATAGAACTAGTCATTTGTTAGATAATTTAAAAACACCTTCAGGAAAGATCGAATTATATTCTCATCAGATGGAGGAAGAGGGTTATCCACCTTTACCTACTTATATCCCGATTTTTGAAGAAAGTGATTTTCCGTTTTTATTTGTCCCTGGACCAAATCATAATTTCTTAAACTCTACATTTTCTCATCAAGATAAACATATGAAGCTCGAAAAAACATCAAAACTTTTCATGAATTCTCTTGATGCAGAAAGACTTGGTATAAATGATGGTGATACTGTGCGAATTTGGAATCAGCGAGGCGAATGTGAATTACCTGCTTCAGTTGGTGAACAAGTTTTACCAGGTGTTGTTGTGAGCCAAGGATTATGGTCAGATATGAAAGGCAAAAACCATATGGTGAATGCGTTAACTCCAGATCGTATTGCTGATATGGGTGGAGGTGCAGTGTTCTTTTCAGGTCGTGTGAATGTAGAAAAAATGTAG
- a CDS encoding sugar phosphate isomerase/epimerase family protein yields MSHLSLTTWSLHRELGPLRWTYWDDIEKTQKTRIEQQPENTTLLGLPSILEKQGFKSLEVCHFHFQNTENEYLVELRNAFEKSGITFHCLLLDYGDISSPDDERRKSDIKYIKKWIDIAEKVGAKSIRVIAGEANPSDTAAFERSIESFQQLLDYAEPKGVRVVTENFKSLTSTKENCEKLISSFDKKLGLTVDFGNFEQGVKFDSIEALVPLAESIHAKANYDINGLIDKGEFETSLQIVANSDYDGPITLVYDGPGNLWDGINKVREVAVIYCE; encoded by the coding sequence ATGTCTCATTTATCTTTAACAACCTGGAGTCTTCATCGAGAGCTTGGTCCATTACGCTGGACATACTGGGATGATATAGAGAAAACACAAAAAACACGTATAGAACAACAACCGGAAAATACTACATTATTGGGATTACCATCTATATTGGAAAAACAGGGGTTTAAATCACTTGAAGTTTGCCATTTTCATTTTCAAAATACCGAAAATGAATACCTTGTAGAATTGAGAAATGCTTTTGAAAAATCAGGAATAACCTTTCATTGCTTATTATTGGATTATGGTGATATTAGTTCTCCAGATGATGAACGAAGAAAATCTGACATAAAATATATAAAAAAATGGATTGATATCGCTGAGAAGGTAGGAGCAAAAAGTATTCGGGTGATTGCTGGAGAAGCAAATCCGAGTGATACGGCAGCATTCGAACGATCAATCGAAAGTTTTCAACAATTACTTGATTATGCTGAACCAAAAGGTGTTCGTGTTGTAACGGAAAATTTTAAATCGCTTACATCAACTAAAGAAAATTGTGAGAAACTTATTAGTTCATTCGATAAGAAATTAGGATTAACGGTTGATTTTGGAAACTTTGAACAAGGAGTTAAATTTGACTCAATTGAAGCTTTAGTTCCTTTAGCTGAGTCTATACATGCAAAAGCGAATTATGATATTAATGGTTTAATAGATAAAGGAGAATTTGAAACGTCATTACAAATTGTAGCAAACAGTGATTACGATGGTCCGATTACGTTAGTATATGATGGTCCGGGTAATTTATGGGATGGAATCAATAAAGTGAGGGAGGTAGCTGTAATATACTGTGAGTAG